ttaacataaaattatcataaaacGGAGGgaggtatgggctaaatggggaaggggcattaaggaatctactcccgaatcgttgttgtactatatgctaactaacttggatgtaaatttaaaaaataagttaaatttgaAAAGTTATCATAAAACAAAGCATAAAACAGGTATTAACACATAAAGAGAAgccatttgattttcttttctgtcctacATTAACCCTGAGTCTGAGAAGAGAATCCTTTGCTCAGCAGCCTCTGTGAGACATGATGCCAAAGGCCCCGCCAGGCCTCACCGTTTCACTGTGGGAAGGACGGCTCCTCAGGCCTCAAACTGCTGCCACGGTCGGAAGGTGACTCACGCCACACACCTACATCACCCACCACCTGAAGGCCCCCGCAGAGGGTCGGTCCCCAGCCCTGTTTCTCCACCGGGGCCTCCTGGACACAGGAAGGGGTGGCCCTAGCCTGGGCTGGGCCTCGGCCCCCACAGACTCACCTTCTGGCACCTCTGTTTCCTGTTCTGCAAATAACAGCATCCACTTCCCCTCAGGAAGGTTAGAAAAGTGACACAGACAGACAAGGCCGTGTGGTCTGGCCATTGTGATCACCACAGACCCGTCTCCCAGGACCAGCACCCTAGCACCTGATTTTACAGCCAAATATCTTACTTTCTGTGATGTGGGGTCCTGTGTGGAAGTGACGGACCAGCTCAGCGCCACGGACATGTGCCTCCTCCACACGGGGTTTCTCTGCAACACAACTGAGCCAGTGACCACATCTCCCATGAGGACAGAAACAGGCTCATCCATCATAAACAGCACCTGCTTCCAGTGGGTGGTGCTGCAAGACACAGGGTGTAGGGTCACCTCTCTGGAGCCTGGTTTTTCAGGCTGACCGCAGGACAGACATCCCCCGACTCCACGATCCAGACGGCCTTTATGGGTTGCCAGGATTGAGTTACAACCCAGCCAGGATCCAGCTCCTGGATGCTGCCCAGATTCCAGAAAGGTGAAGGAGGCTTGCCCTGGTGGCCCCAAGGACACACCGGTGGCCAGGCAGAGGGCACCTGGCCCCTTGCACCCTGGCACAGTAGGCATCCACCCAGAGCCCTTTGCTCGGTCTCTAAGCTGCCAGGGCCCGAGTTCTAGTCTGCAGTCCAAATAAGTTGTCATTCCTGTGAGTCAGGCTGAAGGGGAGCATGGCAACTGTAACATTTGGGGGAAATGGTCACACTCCCGAGCTCGTCACTTTCTACCGGCTCTGACAGCATGGCTCAACTGCGCACTGTGGCCTCTGCCAGACGCTGGGCCTGCGCCCCACGGTCACACTCAGGGAGGtcctgctccctcctgcctcaACCACCATGAGGGTCTCTCCCCGGGCTTCAGAGAGCGGATGTCCCAGGCTCTGCGCCCTGCCTGCCCCACACCAGCTGTGTACGGACACGCCAGCGGAAGACTGCCCAGGCACACGACTGTCCACTGGGTTTTTAGTGTTCCTACTCTCATCTGTCCCAGTAGGATCTAGAAGGAAAGCTGATGGAGCCCTGGACCTCCACAGGACACTCTGGCCAAACAGCTCCTCAGCCCTGCTCCCATGTTACAGGAGGACAGCTAGGGTCCCTCTAGGCGCACTGCCACAGCCAGCATCTAACCCCTGGTCCAGGGCAGTTACTGAACAGGGCTACAAAGGCCCCAGTTGAAGGCAGCATTTCCACGGGGGCCGCTGTGTCCAGCACTGAAGCAGATGACATCAGCTTCCCAGGACACACAAGCAAGTGTGCATCATTACTGCACACAAAATTTTCCTCAAGAAACACTGACCTTCCCCAAGAGTCTGAGTCAAAAGCCCCTAGAATACTGTTGACCGTGTTTGTGTTAGACCACAGAAAGCAGAAGCAGCGTCCGGAGCAACTGAGGAAGATGAAGTCTGCTCCTCCTCTTCATGCAGGGGTCAGAGGGCAGCCTagggagcccagtgcaggggcaggtggggcaCAGCCTTGACTTGCCCACCGCGTGCACACCGCGCTCCACGCCTGGGGTAGCCTGGTCTGGAGAGAGTCTAGGTCAACAACCCAGTGTTGACAGATCTCTAAATCCGTGACTCTGCCATGTGGTTGTCATACCGACAACCTGAAGGCAGGTGAACCGCCCCAGCTCTTCCAAAGGCTGTGGAGCTCCCCGCGGGAGGTGCACACTCACGGGTGGAACGGGCCTGTGCTCAGCACCAGCTGTGGCTCGtcctcctccaggctctgaaaccGAACACTGAACCAGGCTGTAAATCCATGCAGCGTGCCAGCTTTCCTGATCTCAAAGTGCAGCTCGCCTTTCATTGTCTGTGTTCAAGCAGACGATAAAAGAGGGACACGGTTCGGTAAGCATGTGACACCACGCCACAAGGGCTCTCTCTGCGTGAGCAAGAATTAGCAACTCACTTCACGAATCCCACAACACTGCACTGCGGTGGGCAGCCCTACCACCCGTTTCAGTCATTCTGAATCTGTAACTTGCTAGTTTGGCTCAACATATCAAAAGCCACATAAAATTTCCTCCTCAGGAAAGGATTAAAACTTGCATCATAAATTCAAGTGCTGCAGGTAATCACAAAAGGTTTCAAGCAATTTGGGCCTCACGTGCCTAATTTTCTGCCCCCAAATTTGAGTGCAATACTTTTTCTTCTCAATTCTTTGCATAGATAGAAAGTTCCAGGCTGAGTCTCTATACTGCAAAACTAACTGCAGACTCAACAGTTCAGTCCCCACATTGTTTGGCCCATCTGAGCTCCCGCAGGTCACAGCGCACCCTTAAAACGAGACATCCTGAATCCACAAATGCCACCCTGTGGCAACACAGGGTAAGTGAAAGTATAAAGAATTTTGTCATCAACAGTAGctaaaaaaacttagaaaaaaatttaaattcaaagtcCATGATAAAATTGGATAAAATTAGAATCTGAAGATACTGAAAATATTGTATGTGAATATAAAGATAGCTCATGATGTTAAAGAGgttaactataaagaaaataatataaaaatataaaatacaaaatcagaaCGTAAAGAAAAGAGACTGGGAAAATCAAAGGCAAAGttcatgaattcatttatctGCACAGCAAGTTCTGGGGTGTGTGCATCGCCTACATAATGTGAGAGGGAAGACTCATCTCTCACCTCTAGGTCCGCAATCTGCACAGTTCTCATGTCCAACTGTAATATTGTGCATGGTTCAGAGAGACAGTCTTCTGGTTTCAAAATGTGGTTATACTTGGGCTTCGAAAAAAACTCCTTAATTGCTAAAGATCTACGGAAAAAGTCAAAGGAACCGCTCAGAGTCGGGTACCAGCATCTCGGGCTTTGACACACACATTCATGACAACGGTTCTCGCTTTTTCTCTTCAGCACCAGCAGGAATTCCCAGCCACCACCTGCGGCGAGGGcactgaggcagggctgggagtcCCTGCAGGTGGACCGGCAAGTGTGCAAGCAACGTGAGCACTTCCCGCCTACGTCCTATTCCTGGGGCCTGCACACGTGGAAACCAACCTCTACCACACACAGCAGGGCCCTGACCCAGTCTGCTCTGCGCAGTTGTGGTTTCAGTGACCGCAGTCCAAGAggtgacccctccccccccactcctgaCAGGTCGACAGAAGGTCAGCAGGAGCCTGACGCTACCTCACAAGGCCTCCGTCACTCACCTGACTTCACCTCCTCACGCAGGCACTTCATCTCATGGCataagaagggtgagtacaggaGAGGAAGATATCCCACAGCAGATAAAACAGATATTCCTGTTCTAGGTCTCTCTGCAATAAAGGCCTGCAGGTGCCCCCTGGAGAAGGGCTTGTGCTGCGTCAGTTAAACAAGACACAAGCGCTGGGCCTCCTGCAGGGTCATCTTCTGTCGCCCAACAGCCCACCCACTCCACTGGCTGGCTGCCAGACTTGCCCAAAGTAACCTACTATATACCATGGAAATGTTTCAAAACTTAAGTGCAGCAGTGACTTCTGAAATAGCAAATAAaggtaaacattttaatgaagattccacaatatgtacatatttttaatatctttctgaTGATAAAATAGTTATGCATTTGTAACGAATTGGGAACacatagaaaagtataaagaaaaaatgtgaggggcacctgggtggctcagttggttaagcatccaatttcaactcaggtcatggtcttaaggttcatgggttcgagccccgcatcaggctctgtgctgacagctcagagcctggagcctgcttcagattctgtgtctccctctctctctctctgtccctccccgacttgtgctctgtgtctctcaaaagtaaataaacataaaaaaaatttttttaaagaagaaacttgAATCTGTGGAACTTGAAAACTGTGCCTTGGTACCTTGATCTATTTAGTCATTTTCTCCCCCAGAGATACATTTATACATGTTCTTATGCAAAGCGGAAGCCATTATATACACATGGTTTGTGTCCCACCAGTTTtaccatctattcatccatctgATGGATACGTAGCAATTTAACCGCATTCTTACGGATAACTGCCTGTTTCCCACACTGTGTGCACAGCAGCGTGCCGTGGCCCTGGGGCAGAGGGCGATGGGGGTGGATGCCAGCCACACCCACAGCTCTGGCCACACGGCCTCGTCTCCCCGCCATCACACCTGCAGCTCAGGCAGCAAGAACTGctgttttaatttaatctttgCGCATCTGGTAGGCaaaaatggcatttcattttaatttgcattttaaccaCTAATGATCCTGcaattttttccaaatatttatcagtaatttttatttggtttttgtgaCTTGCGTATTTCCATGACTTGACTATAATTTCACTGGATACTCATCTTTTCTAAATGACTCTAGGATCTGTCAGCTAGTAACTTTCTCTAAGTAGTCACTgcctttttaaattgtatttatgcTGATGATATACAGATGCTGTCAATTTTTACAGACTGATGTCCAGTGCCTCCTTGTTCCTGTTGACTTTCTAAGACCTGACACGGATTCCTACAGCTGATGCGATGTTTTACCACAAAACTCTTAAATCCATGTGGAATTAAATTTCAGTGTATGGTATGAGGAGAAAAGAAGTTTCAAGGGGCTCTTCTATGGTCCCACGACACTTTGccacctctgcccctcacacCCCAACTTTCCCcacatgttgtgtgtgtgtccatcctGGTCCATTGCTCTGTCTTTTCTGGTCTCAGGAGTACCCTGCCCTCACGCCTGTCTCTGTAGCTTAGATGTTAATATCTGGCAGCTCTTCACGGCTCTATTTTAATTCTCCCCGGCCCTTCCTACCCACTTCTCCCTAGATGAACTACAGAACGGCTCTGCCGGGGACATTTCCTCTCCATCCCTTTTGGGATTTGGGTTGAGAGTACAATGGTTCAACATGTTAACTGGGGCAGACTTCTTACCCTtgcattattctttctttttttgaattaacaaaaaccaaaaacgcCCAAGGCCACCATCTTGCTGTCAACTGCCCAAGTGGGCATCAAGCAGGTGTCCGGGCTCACCTGGCACTCACCGCATAAGCTAAATTTCCTGCAGTTTCTGACAAGTGGGCCCCCCAACCTAACTTCCAGGGCTGCTGCTGGTTTCTCCTAACTCCCACGGCACACTCAGAAGGGGAAGCAGCCAGCTTCTGTCACCATCCTTCTTAGAAGAGGCAACATTTAAAACGTGAAGGACCTATCAGGAAATCATTTTATAGTTAAACCTGATGCTCAACTATACAAGTGCATCCATAATATAAAATTAGGAAATCAACTATTCTGCAGCATCGTTTCCTTTGCAAACTGTCAGGAATGACTTCATAATAAATTTTCTGATCCCTTAAAAGTTTACAGCTCATAGTAGGAAGATCTATTTGTATGCTAACGGCCCACATATTTATAAAGGGCCTTGGTTTTAAACATGACCATGTTTTTCCCATTACATTTGAGAACTTAGATGGCAAAAGACATTTCAATTCCCATCACATCTGCTACCAGTTTAAAGGCCTGAAAGACACGTGCAAAATTCCAAGGCATGTGAGTGAATTCAGATCAGTCTCATGGCATGCTCTACCACCAACGAGTTATGCGGTCTTAGGAAGCCCGCAGCTCGCACAGCCAGGAGGCCCCGGAATACGTCTGCGCTCCCAGCAGCACACACTCACTTGAGAGCACTGAGGTTGAACTCGTAGGCGTTGTCCCAGAAGAGGACCTTGCTGCGGTAGTCTCTGTCGGCGCTGCAGGGCACCAGGTGCAGCGCGGCCGTGGTCGGCCAGATGACCCCGTCCTCCTTCAGCCACACGTCCCGGGCGTACAGGATCGACTCAATCATGAACTCAAACTGCACAGCAGGGAGACACATGGGGGACATGGTGACCGAGGCCTGTGTCTGTGATGCACAGTCTGGGAGGATTTATCTTGTACCCACACCAGTGACATCACAGATTCCCACCACAGCCTGGGGTGGAGTGACACCGGTTCACTTTAGAATGAATTCAGAACTGGGCCCCGCCGACAGGAAAGATCTTCACTCTTGCCATCTCCCTCAGTATTACAGAGTTTTAACTGTCAACCCCTATAAATTTGGTCTGGAGGATTCTCAGAATTTTCATAACCTTGGAAGGTGACCGAAATCACTTCTTAAAAACATGGAACATTAAAGGAGGAGTGCCACGGATCCCTGAGGATGCACCCGGACAGGTGGCATGTGACGCCTGTGACGGAGAACAGGGGCCGCTAAAGCCCCAAGAGGCCAGCCTTTGTGTCTGAACCAAAGAGTGAGGCACAGGCCAGGGGCACATCATCCTGCAGCTGAAGGGAAGTCCCagaagggttttgttttatttaaataacttcagGCATTATTATTATAGAAGCAATAGTATGTTCAGTATGGAAAAATTTAGAAAGTTCagaaaagcacaaacaaaaataaaagtcatgagTAAACCCAGCGCCCAAAAGGAACCAATGTTTGCCTGGTGGTTTATGCTCAAGGCCTTCtcctcacatacacatacatgc
This genomic stretch from Acinonyx jubatus isolate Ajub_Pintada_27869175 chromosome C2, VMU_Ajub_asm_v1.0, whole genome shotgun sequence harbors:
- the PRMT2 gene encoding protein arginine N-methyltransferase 2 isoform X4; the encoded protein is MATSDDCPRSELQVISGLEGEGLMECGGQEHLQESAHPEEFVAIADYSATDQTQLSFLRGEKILVLRQTTADWWWGERAGCCGYIPANHLGKHLEECDPEDTWQDEEYFGSYGTLVYAVEASEMAQHTGQLVMQNGFADIITVFQQKVEDVVLPEKVDVLVSEWMGTCLLFEFMIESILYARDVWLKEDGVIWPTTAALHLVPCSADRDYRSKVLFWDNAYEFNLSALKSLAIKEFFSKPKYNHILKPEDCLSEPCTILQLDMRTVQIADLETMKGELHFEIRKAGTLHGFTAWFSVRFQSLEEDEPQLVLSTGPFHPTTHWKQVLFMMDEPVSVLMGDVVTGSVVLQRNPVWRRHMSVALSWSVTSTQDPTSQKVGEKVFPIWR